The segment TATCAACACTGATATATTAATTCAGCACCTTGGGATCCTGTTTTAGCTTCCAAGGCTACAGAGATTGCATGCATTCATTTTCCTCCAGGGTCACAGTTTAAATACCTTGTAGGAGGAAAGGCAGACCCGCTCTTTCTTAACTGGCATTTTTTCCTTTACTGGCATCTAGTCCTAGAGTGCTTATCCTCTCCCTTCTGCAGAAACTCTCGGGTGCTTTGCCTCTATCAGCTTCACTGACCTGGTTCCAATTCAAGGGTTTAAAACCAAAGGCAGGGTCTGGAGGAATGACTTGGAGGTGAAGGGAGCTTACCTCTAATATTTGATTTCACTCACACAGGGTGCCTATAACTGCAcagctctgacctccatgggcacttgCATTCTCAGATACGTAGCCGCTGCATGCCTATGCCcccacacaataaaaacaaaacaaatggggttggggatttagctcagcggtagagcacttgcctagcaagcgcaaggccctgggtttggtccccagctctgaaaaaaagaaaaaagaaaagaacaaaacaaaacaaacaaacaacaagcagAAATAGAACAAAGGCAGAACCAGCAGCATAGTGATTTGCTCTTGGAAGGTCAGTGCGGTGAAATTGCcattggctacagagtgagacccagcacatgggaggctgaagcagaattgCTGCCGCCATGGGCAAcaaaataagaccctgtctcaaaaaacaacaacaacacaaacaaacaaacaaaacccataaaAGGACAACAACAAGACAAACAAGACTGAATTGCGCTAACAGGGTTTCTCAAGCCTGTCTTTGGTTCAGACACATGTCATCGGAGCTCTCCATGAGCTGTCGGTGAATCTATACACTAGTGACGTGTGCACACTTTGTTCACGCTTCAGAACTTAGCAGCCGTAGCTCCTCATTCTTTCAAGCCTTTTCTCCCCTTGAGGTTACAGGTTGTGTGTGCGGGAAAATAGTATTTTGTGCGAGCAGCAGTTGTTCAGTGGGCGCTCGTCCCTTGCGATGCTCAGGTAACATTTCTTTATGAACCGGCCTTTTCAGAAGACGAGCTTCAGGGGAGTCACTGGAAAACCAGGCGGTTGAGGTCTCTGCAAGCCAGTAAGGCTGCCTTTCCAACCAAAATTGTGGTCCCTAGATGGCTTCGTGCAGTATGTAAGGATGATTTGGCCACAATAAATATGTATATCCACACAAGTATTCTATACAAGTTGTGCTCTGAGGTCTGTTACATGAAACTTAAAACCTGAGAGTTTAGGATATTGGGGGgggattgatttattttattgttttatggatattaatgttttgcctgaatatatatgtacatggatAGCATATATGCCGGGTGCCTGTGAAGGTCTATCCCTCAGGGCAAGAGTTCTTgtagatggttctgagctgccatgtaggtgatggtaattgaacctgggtcctgtgtaGGCCCAGCaggtgcccttaactgctgagccagctctgtgGCCTGAGAACTAAAACCTTTACTCATGTCCCTTATTGGACCAGTCAGGAAGAGCCAATAGCTCAGCTGTTCATTTGATCTTCTGAAAGGATCCATCCCCCAAGGGCAGTCCCATGTTCTGCCATTATAACACCCTTTTTTAATGGATGAAGAGTTCCTTTCTCTTTCGCTCGTGACACAGGATTACTGGTAGTGCAGGAGGGAACACCACTTTCCCCGTATTGTCTGGTCTGCAACCTTTCCCACGTGAAGAGACAACTGAATCAACAGAGGGTCAGCCATGTGCTTGGAGGATAGCTGGTGGGGTACAGGGTCTCAAAGCCAGTGGCTCAGGCCTGTGATCCTGGTACTCAGAAGAGCAAGGCAGGGGAGTTAACAAGTTCGAGGTCTTCTGGGACTAGAGGGGGACGTCAGGGCCAGTTTAGATAGCTCAATGAGACTAtctcataattaaaaatacaaaattaggtGGGGGGGCCTCGGACTGTGGCTCCATGCTAGGAGATTCTACTCGCATGTGCAAGTTCAGGGTCACCTCACCAACACAGAAAGTGTGAGGCAAGTTGAGCTGCAGTGGAAGGAACCTGGCCAAGAAGAAGTCATCAGATAacaactcttttttaatttttagttcttAACTTTTTCACGCAATATATTCCGATCCTATTGTTAGTCTTCTAGAACCTCCCCTACTCCTAGCCACCCATCATGTTCTTTctcaacacaaaacaaagcacacattcatacacacacacacatacacacacactctcacacacactcatacacacactcatacacttataCTCATGCActcatacacttatacacacacatactcacacacactcacacacttatacacacaaactcacatactcacacacatacatacacacactcacactcacacacacactcacacacacacacacaaacaacaacatgGAGTCCACTTTGTGTTGGCCGACTGTTTCTGAGCCCGAGTCTAGTGATCCATTGTCACTCCATTAGAGAAATCTGATTTTCCCTCTTCTAGCAAGTATCAATTGGACATAGCTTCTTGGTTGGGTGTGGGATCCTGTGTCCACTCCCCGTCTCAGTGCTGGGATCCTATCTGTCTTGGACCTTGCAGGTCTCCTGTATGGTGCGCCAGTCTCAGTGAGCTCGAATGcacatcagtcctgttgtgtctagaaGACATTGTTTCCCTAGAGGCATCTCTTACTTCTGGCCCTTACAACCTTTCCACCTTCTTCTCTGAATAGCTCCCAGGGTTAtttggggggcagggggagtGATAAAAACATTTCATTAAGTACTGAGCCTCCAAAGTCTCTCCCCTCTGcatattgtccagttgtgggtctctgcgtGAATTCCCACGTACTTCAAGGCGCTTCTCTGACATGGGTTGAGCAAAGCGTTCATCTATGGGGACAGCAGTGTGTCGTGTCAGTAGGAGTCATTTACCTGCTGCATCCCTTTAGCTAGTAGCAGGTTTCCTTGGCCACTTTAGCAGTGTCATCTAGGGAGTTCCATATTCTGAAACCTATTAGCAGCTGGTTGGTTACTCTCCTAACATATACACCGATCGTCACTGTTGCCGCTCAGAGAGTTCAGAGCTGGCTGACACGGATGGTCCTCTGTCTTTGAGTGGCATATATAGCACTTTGCACTGTAAACACTATTCAGTCAGGGTGAAGATTCTAGTTgggtaccagcttgatttctcaaGGTTTAATGTCGTGTGTATGTAGTGTCTTTAGCATGGGCTCTTATCTTCAAGGTGTAGAAGGCAACTGATAATATTGGCAATAGCCCGTGATGTTCAGGAGGAGTAGAGGGTCTGAAGGTCCCGTTTGGCTAATGACTCAAAAAGATAGAACCAATTTCTGGTACTGGGATTTTTAATTGGTAGTATATGATGTCCTATTGGGGCAGTTTCTTCTGTAGTATATGGTAACTACATTTAAATTccttttatctgtctgtctatctgtctgtctgtctgagcttCTACAGTAGTTAAGCTACCATGTGGCTTTTCAAAATGCCTTTGCTACATTCTGTTTTTAAACATTGACTTAAAAACATTGGTGCATACAATGAGAAGTCACACTTGCTAAGGTTCTTCTTTgcaaaaaatctatttttatgtattttaaattcaaataaatTCCGTGACCTCTGGTAGCACCTGAATAGCTGACCTGTGTTTCTACTCCATTTACAGTtaggtttggtgtttgtttgtttgtttgtttgatcacAGCATTCCTTTTTACGGCATCTTTAAAAACATTGTTATTTTAATAAGAAAGCTACAGATGGTGAAGCATCATCTCTAGCTCTTTTGTCAGAAGCCTAGGATGGCTTCGCACCTTAAATTTTATCCTAAGGCATCAGGTTTGTGCATGTGGCCTTTCAACAGTGTAATGGTGGTGGGAGAGAGTTGCATATTTTTATACTTGTCTTGAGCCCCCACTCCCATACTCACAGGAAACAAGCCCTGGGCTGCACTCAGTAGGTATGAAAGAATTCTATCAGCAAACTAAAAAACTATATCTACAGCTGACTTCTATGGTATTGAAAGAAGACTTTTTAAAGAAGCCAAGTTTGAAGTCTGTTGTTGAGTGTGCCAGAGAGGTGGCCACAGCAGTGTAGGGAGGCTTCTCTCTACCCCTCACTTGCTGTCTTTATGATACCCTTAGTTTTGGGGTTGGTAGAAGTTAGTGGTCTGGTAACTTTAGAGATTCCAAAAGGTTTTACCTACTGCTCCCAGGGTGTTAGTTCCAACACAGGCAGGGAATGGCTGTTTATGGAGCTAAAGCTTGCTTTGAATAAGGTAATTAGCTTCTGGACCTGTATCGTTCCAAACCTTCCACATCCCTGCAGTCAATCGGTCTTTGTAGAAATGGCTTCTTTCCCGGCGGCATTCTCATGGATAGCTCCTCTTATTGAACAAGCACCCCACGTTGAGCATACAGGGGCCACCTGTTATTTATTAAGCATCGTCAGGTCTCTCTTAGCCAAGAGGCGCACTGAATTGCACCCCCTGCCCTCTTTCTGAGAGATGCCTTTATGTGCACGTCTGTGTGACTGTTTTTGGTGAATCCCTGGCAGAGGGTAGAGAAAGGTGATAGGCCATCTTGGCTAACAGCACTGGTATAAAAATGAGTCTCCATTGTCAGGGTGACTTTTTGCTAGGGAGTCTTCCTTGCACTGTGACATCTCCAAGATTGATGagaacgtgcacacacacacacacacacacacacacacaggtggggaCGCGTCCATATGAGGGTTATGTTTTGCGGGGCAGGAGGAGAGCCTTTGTCCTTCTGTAGGTAGCCACCAGTGCTCAGAAAGGCCTGGGTCTTCACCCCCTTCGTGTTTACTTCCAAAGCATACTTGATAACCTATAACTGTTGCTTTCCATTTAATCTCTCTATTTAAATTAAACTTACCTTCTAAATTATCATATGTGTGCTATAGACACActgttccccctcctccttccagtCATTCCCCTGACCCCCATTCCAAactcatgtttgtttttgttttgttttttactggatgttttctttatttacatttcaaatgttatcccctctcccagtttcccctccagaaacccccatcccatcccctcatgtttttttttaagtgtgtgtgtgtgcatgtgtacgtgtgtgtgtgttatacactTATGAATATGTAAATGCATTCTGCTGAGTTCATTTGCTCTTGCATTTGTTTTAGGGACGGCCCCTCAGTGTTAGGTAACCACTTGAGGGTTCATATACGAGGATAACTCTCTCAACAGTCATTAACTGCTCTTCATCTAGGACTCGGGCCCCCTGAGATTTCCCCCACCCACACTGGCACGTCACCTGGTATTGTCACTGTTTGAGTTTTAGTTAGACAGTCGTATTACTGAGATTTCATGGAGGACATAATCCTGGAGCAGACTTCTTGGTCCTCTGGTCCTTACGACCTCTGCACTCCGTCTTCTTAGATCTTCCTGAGCCCTAGGGGCATGGACAGTGTTGTGTGTCTGTCAGCTGTGTTCGGGTATCCCACCCTtagttgttctctgcattttgaccagttgtgggtttCTTTAATAGTCTTCTGCTGATGGAAAAAGAGTCTTCTTGGTTATAAGCTACGGGTGTCTGTGGTATAAGGATAAGTAGAATGTAGTCAATAATTATATCAGTTTAGGGAAGTGGAAATAGTAGGTTCTCCTTTAAAATCCATGACCTTCACTAGTCCCAGATAATTGATTATGTTTACAGTACTGGTCCTCAGCTACTTCATGCTGAGTagccctgtcttagtcagggtttataTGCCTGCACAAAATGTCATcactaagaagcaagttggggaagaaagagtaTATGTTTAGTTtgcactttcacattgctgttcatcaccaaaggaagtcaggactggaacttggaggcaggagctgatgcagaggccatggaggggtgtggcttactggcttgcttcccctggcttgctcagcttgctctcttatagaacccaggaccaccagccccaggatggcaccacccaccatgagctgggccctccctgtCTTGATAACTAATTGAGACAATGCcttcagctggatctcatggaggcatttcctcacaggtggctcctttctctgtgataactccagcttgtgtcacgttgacacacAAAACCGACCAGTGCAAGCCCCTAGGACCGATCGACGGCTGTTGGTTACCGCTAAGCTGCTAGTTCCACCCTTGCATCTTTAGGGATATTTGGCCATGCTGATTATGGCTGTAGTTAAGTACCACAGCTGGGTAGGGACCAGTGATTCCTTGTCTCCtttggcagcttgcatagcacATTTCAGGCCTGTGAAAAGTGTCCTCAAAGGAGGCTGTCAGTTTAATTCCTCCAAGTCCTATACTCAAAGCGTGTgatgtcttcaacaataaaagctTACCTTCGACTTGTGGGAGGCAACCAGAGGCAGTAGCAATATCTTACATTGTGGAGTCACTCGGACTCCCTGACCCACAGCTTGAAAGGAGGTTTCTTAGGTCTGGTACTGAGGACTTTGTTAGTGTATAGCAAACACCAATCTTaacctttcccctctccccacttaaagctccttctgtctttccctgtcCCCCCCCCCATGTGACCTACAACCCTCAGTCCCAGGGGACACAGTGACGTAGGCGAGCATCACGTTGAAAAACTTTTCATATTTTACACCCCGATAGAATTATTTTGTCGGTATATGATTGTATTTGTCTGATTTCCCCCCATACAGATTTGATTTGTACTAAGGATCGATTGCTTTCTCAGTGAGTTCTGGATACGTTCCtggctttgtgattttttttttcctgttctttcctgtATAGCTTGTCATCTGTTTATTTACAGTTAACAGTTTTTGTCTTCCACTTCTTGTTTTTTACCCCTactggtctttctttctctttccaacaTACTACTCACTGGTTGGCTGTAAACGCCAAGACATAAATACCCCTAATTTGAGGAAATGTTCCCTGGCTCGGTTCCTtcagctctcccctccccctccccccaccagagCACAGTAGATTGCTGTTGAATTTTGAATGTCACCAACAGACAGATGAGAGTGGCTTAAGTTGGATAATGAAATGCCTGAAGCACAGATGGGCTCATAAATCAATTTTCATGTTCTTAGGACTTCCTTCTGACACAAAGCATCCATGTAATTAACACTGGTCTCAGACCATCATCATTGGAGTGGTATCTCTGTGGCCCTATTATCTATGCCTGCTGGATGCAGTACTTTGGTGGGGGAAAGGCCACTGAAGTCTTTACTAAATAGGTAGTTatttgggtgttgttgttgttggtggtggtggtggtgtggtgtgtgcgtgtgcttatGCATGTGTGCGGgtctgtgatgtgtgtatgtgtgatgggGGTATTGTGTGGAGATGTAGTGTGAAGATGGAGGCTACAGGATCCATCCACCTTGGTTATCGACACGTGTGTCATTGGTCTGGAATTTACCAAGAAGGATAGCTAGAGTGGTTGCCCAATGAGCCCCTCAGATCacctgtcttcccctccccagccaaGGTTGCTATGCCAAGCCCACCCACCATCCTGGGTTGTTTTGTGCGCTTTTAGGGATTGAAGTCAGATCCTCAGACTTGTGCAATAAGCACTTTACTGACCCTGGGTCCTGTTTTTGTAGAGCCGTGGCTGTCAGTGCATACATGGCTCGCACAGTCCTACCACTCTAGATtgtctgcctcttccttcccaggATCGAGACCATAGCTGTCGCTTCCACACACTGCAAGAATTACTTATTTCTTCCACAGCACCCAGTAACCATAGTCTCAAAGGGGACACCCAGGAATTCCATGTGTGTTATTCGCGTTGTGGGATTTACAGTGCAAACTAAGGAGAAAAGAGCATGAAATCGAGGGCTGAGGTTTTAAGAGAAAACCCGGAATAGTCGATCTCATCCGGGGACTGAATGGAATAGAGAAGAGTTGTAGGGTTTTGTTGCCAATGGtgtctcctgttttgttttattacaaCAGAGTCAGGGGGCGCTGAGGGTACAGGTGATGCTAACCCACgggtttttattttcagataacaggcctctttctgctttctcctgCAGCGTCAGCCACGGGCCAAGAGGATGATGGTAGCACCCATTCTCTATACTCCCCAGACCACTACTCTACATTAGGAAGGCTTGATAGCTATCGGTCCACGGGGCAATGCTTGGAAACCAGGGACTCTGGCTGTCAGACAGAAGAAGTGAAAGTCATCCCACCGTCAGTGAGAAGGATCAGGGCTCACAAGGGGCTGGGCATTGCTGCCCAGATGAGCCACCTCTCGGGTTCCTCTGGCAACATGTCTGTGCTGAGCGACTCGGCTGGTATCGTGTTCCCATCTCGCCTCAATAACGATACTGGTTTCCACAGCCTTCCACGCGCTGGCGCAAGGGCAAGCACGTATTCCCTGGAGGCAAGGATGGGTGCCCTGGGCTCTGCTGAAGATACGGATGATACTTTTCCCTACCGAGGGGGTAGCTCCCAGGGGCCTGAAAACTTTGCACATTTAGGGGGTGCCTCGAGTACCGGGATGCTTTCGAGGCCCAAATCCCAGCAGCTGAGGCTCTTGGAGAGCCCAGCGTGTGTGGTTTCACCGCACGCGGCCTACTCTACCAGCGTCATCCCAAACGCCACACTGCTGTCCTCTTCGGAGGTTATTGTCATCCACACCGCTCAGAGTGCAGGACAGCTGGACAGTAGAGTCCCCGGCTCATCCTCATACTCAAAGATAAAACCCAGAGACCATCCCACACCCAGGTGCTCTGCGAGAGATGAGCGCCAGTCCCCACGACATCACTGGAACGAGGGTCATATCATTCACTCACAGGCTTTAGCCTCCGCTGCCCCCGGTGCCACCGCACTGTTATCCCTCCGTGACTCAGAGGTCTCTCTCAATGCCCCAGCTATCAATAGGGAGAACGGGTCCCAAGCCATACTTTATCACTGTAGAAGCAACCTGGCCTTTCCTGCCCACCCTCCGGATGTGGATGGCAAGAGCGAGTGCAGTTCTTCAGGGGACAGGGGATGTGGCAGTTCTGAGTCCTGGGAATACAAAGCCTCCAGCAATGGGCGGGCTTCCCCACTGAAGCCGCACCTTGCGACTCCCGGTTGCTCTACCCCCACAAGTAACATGAGCAGCTGCAGCTTGGACCAAGCATCCCTCAAGGAGGATGCCAGGTCCCTGTATTCAGAGGACCACGATGGTTACTATATGACCGCCCAGGGTGATTCTAGACACGAGGCTGGGAGCGCGTACGGTATCAGTGATGGCTTTGGAAACCCCAGGCACAGCACGGTCAATGTTTTTGACGGAAGGGCTCAGAGAAGCCAAGGGGATCAGGCCACTCAGCAGGATAGAATCCTCTCAAGAAACATCTCtctgaagaaagcaaaaaaaccaccaccgccaccatccCGGACAGATTCTCTGCGAAGGATTCCCAAGAAGAACAACCAGACAAATGGGCAGGTGCTCAACGAGAGCCTGATCGCCTCACTCCAGCATTCTCTGCAGCTAAGCCTCCCTGGCCAAGGCAGCGGTTCCCCTTCCCAGAGCCCCTGCAGTGACTGTGAGGAACCCTGGCTCCCCAGGTCCAGAAGCCAGAGCATTGTTAGCGAGGGTAGTAGCTTGACCTCCACCACCACTCCCAACGTGTATTCTCTGTGCGGGCTCACTCCATCTCAGAGCGACACAAGCAGCGTCAAGTCGGAATACGCAGACCCCTGGGGCTACTACATTGACTACACAACTTTGCAGGGAGATCCAGGGAACCCCACAGGGGGCTGCCCAGCCAGTAGTGAGGCAGCCACTGGAAATGGGCCAGTGCGCCACATCCAGGAGGGGTCGAGAGCCCCAGTGCCCCAAGTGCCGGGCTGCTCCGTGAAACCAAAGATCACCTCACCGGAGAAGTCACAGAGAGTCACCTCTCCATCCAGTGGGTATTCTAGCCAGTCGAATACACCCACAGCACTCACCCCCGTGCCTGTGTTTTTAAAATCGATGTCACCAGCAAATGGGAAGGGGAAGGCCAAGCCCAAGGTACCAGAAAGAAAATCGTCTCTGATCTCTTCAGTGTCCATCTCCTCATCGTCCACTTCCCTCTCCTCTAATACCTCTACGGAAGGAAGTGGGACCGTGAAGAAACTGGATTCAGCCCTGGCCTCGGCccttgctcctccccctcctcctcttcccgcGCTGCCTTCTCCGAGTCTGGCAAACAAGTCccccttccttccacctcctcctcctctagcaGATTGCTCCGAGGGCTCTCCCTTACCGCCCTCTCCTGTGTTCCCCCCTCCACCACCAGAAGCCCTTGTTCCCTTCTGCTCCCCCACTGACAGgtgcctttctccttcccccacaGCTTTTAGCCCCCCTCTTCCAAGATGCTCACCTCCCTTGCCAGCACCTCCACCTTTCTTGCCCCCATCAGAACCCCCACCTGCTCCGCCTCTGGACCCCAAattcatgaaagaaaacaggcccTTTATCAAAAACTCTAGCCAGTCCGAATCCTCTAGGGAGGCCCTCAGGCGGCCTGCCAACAAGGAGGAGGGCTGCCGACCCTCGATGCCCCTGATCaccacagaagctttgcagatggTGCAGTTGAGGCCAGTGAGGAAGAACTCAGGTGCTGAGACGGTCCTGTTTTCTGAACCATCAGCTCAGGAACCACGAACCCCGACTGCTCCACAGTATCACTTAAAGCCATCTGCTTTCCTCAAATCCCGAAATAGCATAAATGAAATGGAGAGTGAAAGCCAGGCTGCCTCTGTGACGAGCTCGCTTCCGATGCCTGCCAAGAGCCAGAGTCAGGGTGACCATGACAGTGCAGTCGAGCGTGGCGGCCTTCAGAGCTGCAGCGATGGAGCTCCAGGCCCGGGTCCCAGCCTCAGGACCGCTCTGCTCCCAGACTCTTCACCCAGCAGGAAGCCACCCCCCATCTCCAAGAAGCCCAAACTGTTCCTGGTGGTACCACCTCCGCAGAGAGATTTCACAGCGGAGCCCACAGAGAACGGGAGCGAAGCTTTCTCAGGCGTGCCCAGCCCTACCGGGGCAGAGGGGGAAGCTGGGCAGAGCCAAGAGGAGAAATCCAGCCCAGCATCCCAAGCTGGCTCTCATGCTACGGCCCCCACCTCCGGCAGTACGGTTCTAGAAAGAGGAACTGCAGGGTCCTTGTCCCCTGGCGTTGTGGAAGCTAATGCCCCCATGGTCCAACCTAGTACATCACCGGGCCCCGCacaggaagaggcaggagagaacCGCGTGGATGGTGAGAGAAATGTGAAGAGCTGCGCGTCTCCACGGGGCGGAGAAGGTAAGCCTGGCAGCTTTCTGTTGCACTCCTCCGATCCTCTGGAGATGAGCCAACTAGGGCTACTGAACCTTTGGAACCAGGAGAAGCAGCCTATGTACTTCAGCAAAAGCCGGCAGTGTGTGGGCTTCTTACACCTCATTCCCCAAGCTAGCTGCTttgtgaaaaatttaaaaactcttgatccaagagaagagagggaaagcgAGAGGGGTGGGACTGGAGGTGCGGGGAGGTCTGAAGCAGGCTGGGTATTCAGTAGCAGGCTACAAGGAAATGCTCCTAACCAAATTTAAGAGCAATTTAGTCCAAAGTCTGTAGCAGGAAATAGCCCCATATCATTTCTACCTCTTTCTGTTAAAAACTCAAAACTGCAGAGCCACAGGGCTTCCCCACGGTTCTCACACTGTCAGGAATGGCAGCAAAGTGGCGTATTTCAGAGCTGGGCAAAGGACTGAAGTGCTAGTCACAGCGTCTAGTGTTTGCCTGCCTTTCTTATCTCTAGCTGGGTTGCCGGAACCCAACACAGCTGGTCCGTCTTCAGACACGGCAGACGTTTCTAAAGAAGGAGGGAACGATGAGGTGCTGACCCCTACCAGACCCAGGACAACGGAAGACCTGTTTGCAGCCATTCACAGGTATGTCAAACTCTTGTCATGTTTGAATGTGCTTTATAATTTCTTCTTTCCAGACAGGCCCCTCTGCTTTCCTGAGGTTTTGTCTGTCAGCTAGCCATGGCTTATTGAACATTACTCGATTTTAAGtgtctttcttctactttaatCACCTCTTAAGTCCAATTTCCGTCCTGCTTTGTTCCGTTGATTTCTGGGACTGTGTTGAGGACAGAATGTGATGCCTGCTGGGAGACGCAGCTGTGCCTGGCAAGACACCTAGTGTGTCAGTCACGTGGCTGAATGTTTACAAGATTTGGATCCAGTCAGGGGTGAGGAACACTGCATTCTGTGGACGTAGGGTACATAGGCGAGCCATGCAGAGCCACCTTCCTTCCTAAGAGTGCTTTAGTTGGTTTGttactttttgtttgtctgtttagaAAATCCATAATTTCATAGTGCTTTTTTTTAGTCTTTGATATTTTATCAAGactgattatttttttttgttccttgtcCCCCAACTCCTCTCAAATCTACTCCTGTccaattttatgttttctctctctctctccttctctctaccccctttctctttctaccCCCATCGCCCAAAAATTAAAAGCCAGTAAAAACCATGGAATCCAATTTCTCTTGGCCAACTCACCTAGTTAACGCCCAGGGATGTGATTTGAAATACCCAGTAGCGCTCCCTTGAAGGGAACTGACTTTTCCCCATCCAATAACGATCATTTGTGAATAGCTTCTTGATAAGGGGTGACTTTGCCCTCACTTCCTCTCCTTTACGCTGGAATTTTTTTATCTAGCTTGAACTTATTCAGGTCTTTTACAGGTTGTGAGTTCATTCATATGTCTGTCCCGACATGTCCAGAAAAATGCTATTCTCCCTAAAGTtgtccaccacctctggctccaACAGTCTTTCCACCCACCACTTCTACGTCCCAGAGCTTTGCTGGTAAGGGTGCAGAGCTGAAGCCAAAGCCTCCCAGGGAATACTATTTATATTTGTTACTGTATACCCCTATCGCCATCTGCTGGCTTTAAAAAAAGTTGCTTCTTCAGTAGATCTGCTTGTTACTGGTAACTACTGATGGTTACTTTTGATGTAACTGATTGAGTAATTCGGCTTTGCTTATTACATGGCTTGGCTGTCTGCAGCCCAGCGTGCCCCCACCCGACAATGATAGCAAATGATGACGCAGATATGTATACGTTCTTTAAGAGCCAATCCTCTTGGTGCTTAGATTTCCTTACTGCCAGTTTTTCAGATAAACCTTGTGAATATTTCTCTGCCGAGAAGACTTTGTTTTGACCTGAGGGACCATCTCTTATTTCTCTTCCGAGACAAAGCACCCTATAAGATCATTCGATTCCTTGTATAAATAACCCGTGTCAGCAAGCTCTCAAATTCCGGTGTTTCTGAGTTTAAGTGAAAAGACTGTTGCATGCGGTAGAAGAAAGCCCTTTCTTACCTGAACTCTGTACGACACAGGACCATCTAACGTGAGGCAAACCAAGCTAGAATGTGAGTTA is part of the Rattus norvegicus strain BN/NHsdMcwi chromosome 1, GRCr8, whole genome shotgun sequence genome and harbors:
- the Nhsl1 gene encoding NHS-like protein 1 isoform X6; this encodes MVVFVNAKIKSFFKLFKKKTVSNLDEESRWTVHYTAPWHQQENVFLPSTRPPCVEDLHRQAKLNLKSVLRECDKLRRDGCRSSQYYSQGPTFAASSSPGDDYQEEDAETDRKYSLSSSEEERFIGIRRPKTPTSGDFSDLHTQTNWTKSLPLPTPEEKTRQQAQTVQADVVPINITASATGQEDDGSTHSLYSPDHYSTLGRLDSYRSTGQCLETRDSGCQTEEVKVIPPSVRRIRAHKGLGIAAQMSHLSGSSGNMSVLSDSAGIVFPSRLNNDTGFHSLPRAGARASTYSLEARMGALGSAEDTDDTFPYRGGSSQGPENFAHLGGASSTGMLSRPKSQQLRLLESPACVVSPHAAYSTSVIPNATLLSSSEVIVIHTAQSAGQLDSRVPGSSSYSKIKPRDHPTPRCSARDERQSPRHHWNEGHIIHSQALASAAPGATALLSLRDSEVSLNAPAINRENGSQAILYHCRSNLAFPAHPPDVDGKSECSSSGDRGCGSSESWEYKASSNGRASPLKPHLATPGCSTPTSNMSSCSLDQASLKEDARSLYSEDHDGYYMTAQGDSRHEAGSAYGISDGFGNPRHSTVNVFDGRAQRSQGDQATQQDRILSRNISLKKAKKPPPPPSRTDSLRRIPKKNNQTNGQVLNESLIASLQHSLQLSLPGQGSGSPSQSPCSDCEEPWLPRSRSQSIVSEGSSLTSTTTPNVYSLCGLTPSQSDTSSVKSEYADPWGYYIDYTTLQGDPGNPTGGCPASSEAATGNGPVRHIQEGSRAPVPQVPGCSVKPKITSPEKSQRVTSPSSGYSSQSNTPTALTPVPVFLKSMSPANGKGKAKPKVPERKSSLISSVSISSSSTSLSSNTSTEGSGTVKKLDSALASALAPPPPPLPALPSPSLANKSPFLPPPPPLADCSEGSPLPPSPVFPPPPPEALVPFCSPTDRCLSPSPTAFSPPLPRCSPPLPAPPPFLPPSEPPPAPPLDPKFMKENRPFIKNSSQSESSREALRRPANKEEGCRPSMPLITTEALQMVQLRPVRKNSGAETVLFSEPSAQEPRTPTAPQYHLKPSAFLKSRNSINEMESESQAASVTSSLPMPAKSQSQGDHDSAVERGGLQSCSDGAPGPGPSLRTALLPDSSPSRKPPPISKKPKLFLVVPPPQRDFTAEPTENGSEAFSGVPSPTGAEGEAGQSQEEKSSPASQAGSHATAPTSGSTVLERGTAGSLSPGVVEANAPMVQPSTSPGPAQEEAGENRVDGERNVKSCASPRGGEAGLPEPNTAGPSSDTADVSKEGGNDEVLTPTRPRTTEDLFAAIHRSKRKVLGRKDSEDDHTRNHSPSPPVTPTGAAPSLASPKQVGSIQRSLKKSSTSSDNFKALLLKKGSRSDTSARMSAAEMLKSTDPRFQRSRSEPSPEVPDSPSSFSPNKNRRAPEEWAKNEGLMPRSLSFSGPRYSRSRTPPSAASSRYSMRNRIQSSPMTVISEGEGEPAEPADNKVRRTLDTTRGCSLDRLAGQETDRGSPLCSEEPASVDGIGRAKDDGPSEQCRGPEQKS